From Bacillota bacterium, a single genomic window includes:
- a CDS encoding YHS domain-containing protein, producing the protein MEVSEGICSVYRGEIYCFCSSACKAEFARNPEAYVAEDSRQESSSESGGSEKDHGHSC; encoded by the coding sequence ATGGAGGTTAGCGAAGGAATCTGTTCAGTCTACCGTGGTGAGATTTATTGTTTTTGCTCTTCTGCATGTAAGGCAGAATTCGCCAGGAACCCGGAGGCCTATGTCGCCGAGGATTCCAGGCAGGAAAGCTCCTCGGAATCAGGCGGTTCTGAGAAGGACCATGGACACTCCTGTTAA
- a CDS encoding heavy metal translocating P-type ATPase produces the protein MVKDPVCGMTIAKKDASAISIYKGETYYFCNHSCKEKFDEDPDRYLTGGTKPVKATQMAKDPVCGMVVDKERALKLEVGGRTYYFCSASCLKAFEDPEKELRDMRRRVSIALTGVVALAVFRVAVLLGLAAGATILTWVPIPWLPWFTWGVWLFIITTPVMIFGGKGFFIGAWNAIKKRVANMDLLIALGTSTAYIYSAFVVFFPKVLPVKEKNVYFEVAAIIIAFVLLGKYMEEIIKKRSSAAIRRLMDLKPQIARVLRGGSEVEIPAEALMVGDVIIVKPGEKIPTDGVIIEGHSSVDEKMITGESVPVEKNPGDEVIGGTINKVGSFKFRATKVGADTALMQIIKMVEEAQASSAPIQRMADKVASYFVPIVIAASLVAFAGWWISGDFTTGLLSFIAVLIIACPCALGIATPAALMVGVGKGAEMGILIRGAEYLERAERLKAVIFDKTGTLTRGEPEVNEIIAFEGSETDVLLAASIAEKRSEHPLGEAILRKAQQLGISIPDAEAFEAVPGHGVKVEVDGRKILVGNRRLMRENDIDIEGKESVISNLEEKGNTGILVASEGKLLGVIGVADTLKEHVKDVIRRLQDNGIEVAMLTGDNEKTARAIAAEIGITRVLANVLPGEKASAVRRFQEEGKITAMVGDGINDAPALAQADIGIAIGSGSDVAKETGGIILVRDDLRDVIRSIHLSRATMRKIKQNLFWAFFYNSVAIPVAAFGLLNPIIAAAAMALSSLSVVINSAMLKRFKYAGQKGVECL, from the coding sequence ATGGTTAAAGATCCTGTTTGCGGGATGACTATCGCGAAGAAGGATGCGTCGGCTATCTCTATATACAAAGGAGAGACCTATTATTTCTGCAACCATTCCTGCAAGGAAAAGTTTGATGAGGATCCAGACCGGTATCTCACTGGAGGGACCAAACCCGTCAAGGCTACGCAAATGGCCAAGGATCCTGTTTGTGGGATGGTAGTGGACAAGGAAAGAGCATTAAAGCTGGAAGTGGGCGGAAGGACGTACTATTTCTGCAGTGCCAGTTGTCTTAAGGCCTTTGAAGACCCTGAGAAGGAACTGAGAGACATGAGAAGGCGCGTATCAATTGCCCTTACGGGTGTGGTAGCTTTGGCCGTCTTCCGGGTGGCTGTGCTTTTGGGCCTAGCCGCAGGTGCGACAATCCTTACCTGGGTTCCCATACCGTGGCTCCCATGGTTCACTTGGGGGGTATGGCTCTTCATAATCACCACTCCCGTGATGATATTCGGCGGCAAGGGCTTCTTTATCGGAGCTTGGAACGCCATAAAAAAGCGTGTCGCTAACATGGACCTCTTGATTGCCCTCGGTACGTCTACGGCATATATCTACAGTGCCTTTGTAGTCTTTTTCCCGAAGGTCTTGCCGGTTAAGGAGAAGAATGTGTACTTCGAGGTGGCAGCCATTATCATAGCCTTTGTCCTGCTGGGGAAGTACATGGAAGAGATAATCAAGAAACGAAGTTCTGCAGCAATCCGGAGACTTATGGATCTGAAACCTCAGATCGCAAGGGTGCTCAGAGGTGGTTCGGAAGTAGAGATCCCTGCCGAAGCCCTTATGGTCGGCGACGTTATTATAGTGAAACCAGGGGAAAAGATCCCTACGGACGGGGTCATCATAGAGGGCCATTCTTCGGTGGATGAGAAAATGATAACCGGGGAAAGTGTGCCTGTAGAGAAAAACCCAGGCGACGAAGTAATCGGTGGAACCATTAATAAAGTGGGGTCTTTTAAGTTCAGGGCTACCAAAGTAGGCGCGGATACCGCCCTGATGCAGATAATAAAAATGGTGGAGGAAGCCCAGGCATCTTCTGCGCCGATCCAGAGGATGGCAGACAAGGTGGCCTCCTATTTTGTCCCCATTGTGATCGCCGCGTCGTTGGTCGCCTTTGCCGGGTGGTGGATAAGTGGTGACTTCACCACAGGCCTCCTCAGCTTTATAGCCGTATTGATCATTGCCTGCCCCTGTGCCTTAGGTATTGCCACTCCCGCTGCACTAATGGTGGGAGTCGGGAAGGGGGCAGAGATGGGGATCCTCATCAGAGGGGCAGAATACCTGGAGAGAGCTGAAAGGCTCAAGGCAGTGATATTCGATAAAACCGGCACACTCACCAGGGGAGAGCCGGAGGTCAATGAGATAATCGCTTTTGAGGGTAGCGAAACCGATGTCCTACTTGCGGCTTCCATTGCCGAAAAGAGGTCAGAACACCCACTCGGGGAAGCCATACTGAGAAAGGCCCAGCAACTGGGCATTTCCATCCCAGATGCCGAGGCTTTTGAGGCCGTTCCCGGCCATGGGGTTAAGGTTGAGGTTGATGGAAGGAAAATACTCGTAGGGAACCGCAGATTAATGAGGGAAAACGACATCGATATTGAAGGGAAAGAAAGCGTTATCTCTAACCTAGAGGAGAAGGGGAATACAGGCATACTTGTGGCCAGCGAGGGCAAGCTCCTTGGCGTCATAGGAGTGGCAGATACCTTAAAAGAACATGTAAAGGATGTGATTCGGAGACTTCAGGATAACGGTATAGAAGTGGCTATGCTCACAGGCGATAATGAAAAGACGGCCAGGGCTATCGCAGCCGAAATTGGAATCACGAGAGTCCTCGCCAATGTTCTCCCAGGGGAAAAGGCATCAGCGGTAAGAAGGTTCCAGGAAGAGGGTAAGATCACGGCTATGGTAGGAGATGGCATCAATGATGCCCCTGCGCTTGCCCAGGCGGATATAGGGATAGCTATTGGAAGTGGCTCAGATGTGGCGAAGGAGACAGGAGGGATTATCCTCGTGCGGGATGACTTAAGAGACGTAATAAGATCAATACATCTCTCCCGAGCTACCATGCGGAAGATCAAGCAGAACCTCTTCTGGGCCTTTTTCTACAACAGCGTTGCCATCCCGGTCGCGGCCTTTGGGTTGCTCAACCCCATTATAGCAGCGGCAGCCATGGCTCTAAGCTCTCTTTCTGTGGTAATTAACTCGGCCATGTTGAAAAGGTTCAAATACGCTGGCCAAAAGGGGGTTGAATGTCTGTGA
- a CDS encoding ABC transporter ATP-binding protein codes for MPEIVLSNISKVFPGVQEVVALADINLTVKDGEFLSILGPSGCGKSTLLEIIAGLQLASSGEVLVDGKSVDEPSPDIGVVFQDSSLYPWRSVIENIELGPEIRGIPRRSRREVVEKYIDMVKLKGFEKRYPHQLSGGMRQRVGLARSLANNPRVLLMDEPFAAVDHLTRLQLQDDLLEIWGKEKKTIVFITHDVTEAVFLGDRVVLLTPRPGQIQKIFAVPVKRPRSRGDPELLAIQDKIYRLIYGVRSEEDLEYIL; via the coding sequence ATGCCCGAGATAGTACTCTCCAACATCAGCAAGGTTTTCCCTGGAGTGCAGGAGGTTGTGGCATTAGCGGATATAAACCTGACCGTAAAGGACGGGGAATTCTTGAGTATTCTGGGCCCAAGTGGGTGTGGGAAAAGTACGTTGTTGGAGATAATTGCCGGCCTTCAACTCGCGTCGAGCGGAGAGGTCCTGGTGGATGGGAAATCTGTTGACGAACCTAGCCCAGACATCGGTGTTGTGTTTCAGGATTCCTCGCTTTATCCATGGCGGAGCGTAATTGAAAACATCGAGCTAGGTCCGGAAATAAGGGGAATACCCCGGCGATCCCGGCGCGAAGTCGTTGAAAAATATATCGACATGGTGAAACTCAAGGGTTTCGAAAAGAGGTATCCTCATCAGCTCTCCGGAGGGATGCGCCAGCGGGTTGGACTTGCGAGGAGTCTCGCAAACAACCCGAGGGTGCTGTTGATGGATGAACCCTTCGCGGCAGTAGACCATTTAACTCGTCTGCAACTTCAGGACGATCTGCTGGAGATATGGGGAAAAGAGAAGAAAACAATAGTATTTATAACTCACGATGTCACGGAGGCCGTTTTTCTCGGGGATCGGGTCGTACTTCTAACACCCCGGCCCGGTCAGATCCAAAAAATCTTTGCCGTGCCGGTCAAAAGGCCACGAAGCCGGGGTGATCCGGAGCTTCTGGCGATTCAAGACAAGATTTACCGGTTGATTTATGGTGTCCGGAGTGAGGAGGACTTGGAATACATATTGTAA
- a CDS encoding ABC transporter substrate-binding protein → MEAKAMKGFQIMNGLGRAVTLLITGLLIIWLSVAAVPVTAAKKASEQKPVKIRYAAFIGMTGLGFWLGKEKGFFEEAGLNLEMVEVGDKVSAFAAGEIDFADLATTNAIIGAGRGAPLKIVASMFRTKGPFYLLARPEIKRVEDLRGKKVGVGAIGSGMDVYTRVILKKHGLDPERDVILINNGVYQQAMASLEAGQVAATIIHEPFVSLAERKGTGRLLARGWDYLPTFHTGVLVASDAFIKKHPDLVRKLIATYFKSNIYAKSHPDELLDFGTRYLRVDRGVLKAALDRERVIWENNPDVDLNALEDTQKIQIDLGFQDRRFDVGKILDLRFIPR, encoded by the coding sequence ATGGAGGCGAAAGCGATGAAAGGATTCCAAATAATGAATGGTTTAGGTAGGGCCGTCACTCTCCTCATAACAGGCCTCTTGATAATCTGGCTGTCCGTTGCAGCTGTGCCGGTGACTGCAGCAAAAAAAGCCTCGGAGCAGAAACCGGTGAAGATTCGGTATGCGGCCTTTATAGGCATGACGGGACTGGGGTTTTGGTTAGGCAAAGAGAAAGGCTTCTTTGAGGAAGCGGGGCTCAATCTTGAGATGGTAGAGGTCGGAGACAAAGTCTCAGCCTTTGCTGCGGGCGAGATCGATTTCGCCGATTTGGCCACCACCAACGCGATTATAGGTGCTGGGCGCGGGGCTCCCCTTAAAATCGTTGCTTCAATGTTCCGGACCAAAGGGCCGTTCTACCTCCTGGCTCGACCGGAAATCAAGCGCGTGGAGGATCTCAGGGGTAAGAAGGTAGGCGTTGGCGCGATCGGCAGTGGTATGGATGTTTATACTAGGGTGATATTGAAAAAACATGGACTTGACCCTGAAAGAGACGTGATTTTGATCAATAATGGGGTTTATCAGCAGGCAATGGCCAGTCTGGAGGCGGGTCAGGTCGCTGCTACCATCATCCATGAGCCTTTCGTGTCACTCGCTGAAAGGAAAGGAACCGGGAGGCTTCTGGCCAGGGGATGGGATTATTTGCCGACGTTTCATACTGGCGTCTTGGTGGCGAGCGACGCGTTTATCAAGAAGCATCCTGACTTGGTCCGGAAGCTGATCGCAACCTATTTCAAGTCGAACATCTATGCCAAGAGCCATCCCGACGAGCTCTTAGACTTCGGGACCAGGTATTTGAGAGTTGACCGTGGAGTCTTGAAGGCCGCGCTGGATCGAGAAAGGGTGATCTGGGAAAACAACCCTGATGTGGATCTCAACGCGTTGGAGGATACCCAGAAGATACAGATCGACCTCGGGTTCCAGGATAGGCGCTTTGACGTCGGCAAGATCTTGGACTTGAGATTCATTCCACGATGA
- a CDS encoding ABC transporter permease — translation MRRTRLIESWPILIGQLMLLSLILIVTEYVVDNNIVGDLYLAAPSQVAAGFIGLLNRSHLFRHLEVTLFEFLLGFASSAALGVSLGLLVARVAVVEKFTKPYLSGLMAIPKVAIIPLLTIWLGIGFFSKAILVFMFSFFPILYNTISGVKQTPDNYLKVARVFGATRLQVITKVILPSAMPTIFAGFRVAAASGLVGALFGEMLASKEGLGNLLTKASQLYNTGQLFAVISVVTVLSVLIIQVLDLLEKSVFLRWKYY, via the coding sequence ATGAGACGGACTAGGCTTATCGAGTCGTGGCCCATCTTGATCGGTCAGCTCATGCTCCTATCTCTTATCCTTATAGTCACAGAATACGTGGTCGATAATAACATCGTCGGCGATCTCTATCTTGCAGCGCCGTCCCAGGTTGCTGCCGGATTCATCGGCCTTTTGAATAGATCTCATCTCTTCAGGCATTTGGAGGTGACGCTATTTGAATTTCTCCTGGGGTTCGCAAGCTCGGCCGCTCTCGGGGTAAGCCTCGGGTTGCTCGTCGCCCGGGTCGCGGTGGTAGAGAAATTCACTAAGCCGTATCTGTCCGGTTTGATGGCGATACCCAAGGTCGCCATAATCCCCCTTTTGACTATCTGGCTAGGTATCGGCTTTTTCAGCAAGGCTATCCTTGTATTCATGTTCAGCTTCTTTCCCATACTCTACAACACGATTTCCGGAGTCAAACAGACTCCTGATAACTATCTCAAAGTTGCCCGCGTCTTCGGCGCCACGCGTCTTCAGGTGATCACGAAGGTCATTCTGCCGTCGGCTATGCCTACGATTTTTGCAGGATTTAGGGTTGCTGCGGCGTCCGGGCTTGTCGGGGCTCTCTTTGGTGAAATGCTGGCTTCTAAAGAAGGGTTGGGTAACCTCCTCACAAAGGCCTCCCAACTCTACAACACAGGACAGTTATTCGCGGTTATTTCGGTTGTAACTGTACTATCTGTTTTGATTATCCAAGTCCTGGATTTGCTTGAAAAAAGCGTATTTCTGCGTTGGAAATACTACTGA
- a CDS encoding amidohydrolase: MAVDSLENRIQRIISERRQEIIVFAEDIFAHPELGFKEERTAERLAQSLERLGLLVRRGLAVTGVKGYLRGTRSPEYDGETTVAILGELDAVRSPLHPKADPTTKAAHTCGHHAQLAALFGAAMALSDPEVSSVLEGNVIFFAVPAEEYGEIEFKNSLREKGIIQFLGGKPELIRLGEFDEIDLVLSHHVHFSDEKHKVVVGSGSTNGFISKLIRYSGKEAHAAGAPYEGINALNAAVIGFSALNAQRETFKDSDTVRINSIITKGGDLVNVVPGEVKIEVLVRARTLEAILDANAKATRAFAAGASAIGAEVEIIDLPGYLPRIPEAPHSPVADVARQLVDSHQVRVTDPDEHQAFSTDTGDVSHLLPVLSFSTGGISGRAHAADFMVTDPEVAYILPAKIMALTVYSLLRNRAAQARQIRESFHPKLTKAEYIRYMNSLLGS, from the coding sequence ATGGCAGTGGATAGCCTGGAGAACCGCATACAAAGGATAATAAGTGAGAGACGCCAGGAGATTATAGTTTTCGCCGAGGATATCTTTGCCCACCCCGAACTTGGCTTTAAGGAAGAACGAACGGCAGAAAGGTTGGCACAAAGCCTGGAAAGGCTCGGCCTACTAGTCAGGCGAGGTTTAGCTGTAACGGGTGTGAAAGGCTACCTGAGAGGTACTCGTAGCCCTGAGTACGATGGTGAGACCACGGTAGCCATACTCGGTGAGCTTGACGCGGTCAGATCGCCTCTTCACCCAAAGGCCGATCCTACGACAAAGGCTGCGCACACCTGCGGTCATCATGCCCAACTGGCGGCCCTTTTCGGGGCGGCTATGGCTCTCAGTGATCCTGAAGTATCAAGTGTTCTCGAGGGGAACGTGATCTTTTTTGCGGTACCCGCGGAAGAATACGGTGAGATAGAGTTTAAAAACTCGCTGCGCGAAAAGGGGATCATTCAGTTTCTGGGTGGGAAGCCCGAACTCATCCGACTAGGGGAATTCGATGAGATTGACCTTGTTCTGAGTCATCATGTCCATTTCAGTGATGAAAAACATAAGGTGGTTGTCGGCTCAGGATCGACAAACGGCTTTATTTCTAAATTGATCCGTTACTCTGGAAAGGAGGCCCATGCTGCTGGGGCTCCTTACGAAGGGATAAATGCGTTGAATGCCGCAGTAATCGGATTTTCTGCCCTCAATGCTCAACGGGAAACCTTCAAAGACAGCGATACGGTTCGAATCAACTCGATCATTACGAAAGGAGGCGACCTAGTGAATGTGGTTCCAGGCGAGGTCAAAATCGAGGTACTGGTAAGGGCCCGCACGTTAGAGGCAATTCTGGATGCCAACGCTAAGGCCACACGCGCTTTCGCGGCGGGGGCCTCCGCTATCGGTGCTGAGGTAGAAATCATAGATCTACCGGGGTATCTGCCACGAATCCCTGAGGCTCCCCATTCGCCAGTTGCGGATGTGGCCCGCCAATTAGTTGATTCGCATCAAGTTCGCGTAACAGATCCAGATGAACATCAGGCCTTTTCAACCGACACTGGGGATGTGAGCCACCTCTTACCGGTGCTATCCTTTTCCACTGGCGGTATCTCAGGGAGGGCCCATGCTGCGGATTTCATGGTTACCGATCCCGAGGTAGCCTACATACTCCCGGCTAAAATCATGGCTTTAACGGTTTATTCACTTTTGCGGAATAGGGCAGCGCAGGCAAGGCAAATCAGGGAAAGTTTTCACCCGAAACTCACCAAGGCTGAATACATTCGATACATGAATTCGCTATTAGGTTCCTAA
- a CDS encoding M48 family metalloprotease: MYSLLQHPFIIYTFVLSSTLAVLTAIVLRLASPRGVHRTWVYMVPLVVPVLSYVINYIIIGKTCGFSHSYIGALRGFPSYHFFCRINYRIIPWIAPASLTWLAVSVAIYGIALYRTHWLLKCLPSTSEGSMRPKAILDELCRQVGMKPPVLKVLDYPQPLMFIGGIGRRALVLSTGTLELLEDDELRAALAHELVHIRRMGHILNWFFMLCRDLTLFSPASLWSYAALRNNEEEICDALAASQTRLGVELASAIVKFMRHGNRTALASLAPSLLPGGNPGVARVKHLLDASNTDNRHSSWPCALLIILLIGLVFIC, translated from the coding sequence ATGTATTCGCTCTTGCAGCATCCCTTTATCATATATACCTTCGTTCTGTCATCAACCCTGGCGGTACTTACTGCAATAGTGCTGCGGCTGGCGTCCCCAAGAGGTGTGCATCGGACGTGGGTGTATATGGTTCCCCTCGTGGTGCCGGTGCTCTCGTATGTCATTAACTACATCATCATCGGCAAGACGTGCGGGTTTAGTCATAGCTATATCGGTGCCCTAAGGGGTTTTCCATCATATCACTTCTTTTGCCGGATCAATTACCGAATCATCCCTTGGATCGCACCCGCATCATTGACATGGCTGGCCGTGTCGGTAGCTATATATGGTATTGCTTTGTACCGCACCCACTGGTTGCTCAAATGCTTGCCGTCAACTTCGGAGGGCAGCATGCGGCCAAAAGCCATCTTAGATGAACTCTGCAGACAGGTAGGCATGAAGCCACCTGTGCTGAAGGTACTGGACTATCCCCAGCCTCTAATGTTCATCGGTGGGATCGGGCGCCGAGCGCTTGTGCTCTCTACCGGAACACTGGAATTACTGGAAGATGACGAGCTACGGGCTGCTCTAGCTCACGAACTGGTTCACATACGGCGTATGGGACATATCCTCAACTGGTTTTTTATGCTTTGCCGTGACCTGACTCTCTTTTCGCCCGCGAGCCTGTGGTCATACGCTGCCCTCCGTAATAATGAAGAGGAAATCTGCGACGCCCTGGCAGCATCTCAAACCAGGCTTGGCGTCGAACTCGCTTCAGCTATTGTAAAGTTCATGCGGCATGGAAATCGCACCGCGTTGGCATCTCTTGCTCCCTCACTTTTGCCCGGTGGCAACCCGGGGGTAGCCCGTGTGAAGCACCTGTTGGATGCGTCCAACACGGATAACAGACATTCCTCATGGCCGTGCGCGCTATTGATCATTTTGCTCATTGGTCTAGTTTTTATATGTTAG
- a CDS encoding BlaI/MecI/CopY family transcriptional regulator, with translation MEEIWGRGTCTVRDVYEGLRLKKQIAYTTVMTIMSRLANKGLLTKDRDGAAFVYRPSVSKDEFRRRIASEVITGLLDGFGKEAISQLVHEVGRVDPEILVELENAIAEHKKRSR, from the coding sequence ATGGAAGAGATCTGGGGTAGGGGTACCTGTACGGTACGCGACGTCTATGAAGGGTTGCGCCTTAAGAAACAGATCGCCTATACTACTGTCATGACCATCATGTCACGGCTTGCCAACAAGGGATTGCTCACCAAAGACAGAGATGGGGCAGCCTTCGTATACCGCCCGTCTGTCTCAAAGGATGAGTTCAGACGGAGGATTGCATCTGAGGTCATCACCGGACTCCTCGATGGCTTTGGTAAAGAAGCTATTTCCCAGTTGGTACACGAGGTCGGTCGAGTGGATCCTGAAATCCTCGTAGAGCTGGAAAATGCTATCGCGGAACACAAGAAACGGAGTAGATGA
- a CDS encoding ABC transporter ATP-binding protein — translation MIYIENLNKTYRRGQEEVHALADVSLQVEAGEFLAVVGPSGSGKSTLMNIVGLLDQPTSGHISIAGRPIGKLGAKEMETLRRNTIGFIFQQFLLIPTMTALQNVMLPMYFAGVSAARQRATELLSRVGLGNRLLHLPSQMSGGEIQRVAVARALAKSPSILLADEPTGNLDSRAAEDIFNLLHEINRSGTTIVVVTHNSELAASLPRIVSIRDGRVIADVKKDNSIA, via the coding sequence ATGATATATATCGAGAATCTCAATAAGACATATCGTCGAGGCCAAGAGGAAGTCCACGCACTGGCTGACGTCTCACTGCAGGTCGAGGCAGGCGAGTTTCTGGCAGTGGTCGGCCCTTCCGGCTCGGGGAAATCAACTCTGATGAATATTGTTGGGTTATTGGATCAGCCGACAAGCGGCCATATCTCCATTGCAGGCCGGCCTATCGGGAAGCTCGGCGCGAAGGAGATGGAGACCCTCCGCCGGAACACCATTGGTTTTATCTTTCAACAATTTCTATTGATTCCTACTATGACGGCGTTACAAAACGTCATGCTGCCCATGTACTTTGCCGGTGTCTCTGCCGCACGTCAAAGGGCTACCGAGCTATTATCTCGCGTTGGGCTGGGCAACCGCCTGCTACACCTGCCGTCGCAGATGAGCGGTGGCGAGATTCAGCGGGTGGCAGTGGCCAGAGCTCTCGCCAAAAGCCCCTCCATCCTCCTGGCTGATGAACCGACCGGCAATCTGGATAGTCGTGCTGCTGAAGATATATTTAACCTGCTACACGAGATTAACCGATCTGGTACCACCATCGTTGTGGTCACCCACAATTCGGAGTTGGCGGCGTCGTTACCGCGAATAGTTTCCATTCGGGACGGAAGGGTGATTGCAGATGTCAAGAAGGATAATTCTATTGCTTAG
- a CDS encoding ABC transporter permease, whose amino-acid sequence MNMFTIVWDGIRRRKIRSLLSILGITIAATALFSLISLKQGYERGMRAELENMGAQIVAVAKGCPYEALAVIMIGGQVPATLPENVVEQIHNLPNVASASPNVYGAYKYLGLSHPLIGITSEELKLKSWWKIQGRFPQHYGEVVLGSVEAKVFADKSGEYKKVGDSITVTVSGKPVPLKVVGILETTGSKDDYSTYTTLETAQKLLNLQGRVVAINIRVKDISGVPTAIENIEKVPDVQAVTAAQVLGTIQNLVRAGQNMLFLVMLVALVIGGLGTMNTMLMAVFERTREIGLMKAIGASRWQIFRLFLFEGLSMCLLGGLLGAGAGSITTLMGNVILKQFVSIMPTQSVGQFSWYAAAISVLFPVGVGILSTLYPALHAARLNPIEALRNE is encoded by the coding sequence ATGAATATGTTTACCATCGTCTGGGACGGCATCAGGCGACGCAAGATTCGGTCTCTGCTTTCCATCCTCGGTATCACCATCGCCGCTACAGCCTTATTCAGCCTGATCTCCTTGAAGCAGGGTTATGAGCGAGGCATGCGAGCAGAGCTTGAAAATATGGGCGCACAAATCGTAGCCGTGGCCAAGGGGTGCCCGTACGAAGCTCTCGCCGTCATCATGATCGGCGGTCAAGTGCCAGCCACTTTGCCGGAAAATGTCGTGGAGCAGATCCACAATCTCCCTAACGTGGCGAGCGCATCTCCCAACGTCTACGGTGCCTATAAATATCTGGGGCTCTCGCACCCGTTGATCGGCATCACCTCCGAGGAACTCAAACTCAAGTCCTGGTGGAAGATACAGGGGCGATTCCCACAGCATTACGGCGAGGTTGTTCTCGGAAGTGTCGAGGCCAAAGTATTCGCCGACAAAAGTGGCGAATATAAGAAGGTTGGTGATTCCATCACCGTGACAGTTAGTGGTAAGCCAGTACCCCTTAAGGTTGTTGGTATTCTGGAGACTACCGGCTCCAAGGACGACTACTCCACATATACTACCCTTGAGACTGCCCAGAAGCTGTTGAACTTACAGGGCCGTGTCGTGGCAATCAACATCCGTGTTAAGGATATTTCCGGCGTGCCGACCGCTATCGAGAATATAGAAAAGGTTCCTGATGTCCAGGCCGTTACCGCCGCTCAAGTGCTTGGTACCATCCAAAATCTCGTCCGAGCTGGGCAAAACATGCTGTTTCTCGTGATGTTGGTGGCGCTCGTCATCGGTGGCCTCGGCACTATGAATACCATGCTAATGGCGGTATTCGAGCGTACTCGCGAGATCGGACTCATGAAAGCCATCGGTGCCTCGCGATGGCAGATTTTTAGGCTATTCCTCTTCGAAGGCCTATCTATGTGCCTTTTGGGCGGACTATTGGGGGCAGGTGCTGGCTCCATAACCACTCTAATGGGGAATGTTATTTTGAAACAATTTGTTTCTATAATGCCTACCCAGTCGGTCGGTCAGTTCTCCTGGTATGCTGCAGCTATTTCGGTGCTGTTCCCAGTGGGTGTAGGTATCCTCTCAACCCTATATCCCGCCCTTCATGCGGCTCGACTCAACCCTATTGAAGCTTTGAGAAACGAGTGA